One window of Parambassis ranga chromosome 3, fParRan2.1, whole genome shotgun sequence genomic DNA carries:
- the ppfia1 gene encoding liprin-alpha-1 isoform X8 — MMCEVMPTISEAEGPSGGGGSGRRGSGSPLQSDSEGHFESLMVSMLEERDRLLETLRETQENLGLTQGKLHEVSHERDSLQRQLNTALPQEFAALTKEVNVCREQLLEKEEEIAELKAERNNTRLLLEHLECLVSRHERSLRMTVVKRQAQSPAGVSSEVEVLKALKSLFEHHKALDEKVRERLRVALERCSALEEQLTISHKELAYLREQSSQKRGLADGTSEVNHNSESTPSTNGKRSSDGSLSQEEECGSRFGKVGELQEVVDRQTADLGQMKERMAAMASRVNELEEDLDTARKDLIKSEDMNTRLQRDLRESMAQKEDMEERITTLEKRYLAAQREATSVHDLNDKLENEVANKESLYRQTEERNRQLQEKLELAEQKLQQTIRKAETLPEVEAELAQRVAALTKAEERHGNVEERLRQLEAQLEEKNQELLRARQREKMNEEHNKRLSETVDKLLSESNERLQLHLKERMSALEDKNGLIRELEHTKKLIEESHHEKEQLLIQIETMRAENEQGRSRSNSLLHGRSQLGSTPDFRYPVSASSVMDGNSDHYDGSLVLRRPQKGRVAALRDEPSKRHVQTLNEQEWERMQQANVLANVAQAFESDMDASDLEEDRETIFSSVDLLSPAGQADAQTLALMLQEQLDAINNEIRMIQEEKESTAIRAEEIECRVGSGDSLGGRFRSMSSIPPSLCAGSSLGGSPPDSGHSTPRRIPRSPNRELDRMGVMTLSAQDDKATIRCETSPPTTPRSMRLNREAGHAASHEDIRDIRGLTGLLDGQGSNPSSSNSSQDSLNKAAKKKSIKSSIGRLFGKKEKGRPSIPGKDSPSQAGTPEAEGSPKDGLGMGTLGGPAEKNRKLQKKHELLEEARRQGLPFAQWDGPTVVVWLELWVGMPAWYVAACRANVKSGAIMSALSDTEIQREIGISNPLHRLKLRLAIQEIVSLTSPSAPPTSRTTLAYGDMNHEWIGNEWLPGLGLPQYRSYFMESLVDARMLDHLTKKDLRGQLKMVDSFHRNSFQCGVMCLRRLNYDKNELERRREESQLDNKDVLIWSNERLISWVQSIGLKEYSANLYESGVHGALLALDDTFDHNSLALLLQIPTQNTQARAALEREYSSLLALSADRRVDEDDDKNFRRAPSWRKKFRPKDMRGVSLGVSDTLPANFRVTSSSAVSPSTQPKRSPMDGNRWSEDEGEFPAFKTRMMN, encoded by the exons GAGTTTGCTGCACTAACAAAGGAGGTGAATGTGTGCCGGGAGCAGCTTctggagaaagaagaggagattGCAGAATTGAAGGCTGAGAGAAACAACACACGG CTCCTGTTGGAGCACTTGGAGTGCCTGGTGTCTCGCCACGAGCGTAGTCTGAGGATGACGGTGGTGAAGAGGCAGGCTCAGTCTCCAGCAGGCGTCTCAAGCGAAGTGGAAGTTCTCAAAGCCCTCAAGTCACTTTTTGAACACCACAAAGCCCTTGATGAGAAG GTCAGGGAGCGACTACGTGTTGCTTTGGAAAGATGCAGTGCATTAGAGGAGCAGCTCACCATCTCACACAAAGAA CTGGCTTACCTCAGGGAGCAGAGCAGTCAGAAGAGAGGGCTGGCAGATGGAACCAGCGAGGTCAACCACAACTCTGAAAGCACACCAAGCACCAATGGCAAG CGTTCCTCAGACGGGTCACTgagtcaggaggaggagtgtggctCTAGGTTCGGAAAGGTGGGTGAGCTCCAGGAGGTCGTGGACCGTCAGACGGCTGATTTGGGCCAGATGAAGGAGCGCATGGCTGCCATGGCGTCGCGTGTCAACGAGCTGGAGGAGGACCTGGACACAGCCCGAAAAGACCTCATCAAGTCCGAAGACATGAATACACGGCTACAGAGAGACCTCAGAGAG TCGATGGCTCAAAAAGAAGACATGGAGGAGAGGATCACCACCCTGGAGAAACGCTACCTGGCAGCTCAGCGGGAGGCAACCTCCGTCCATGACCTTAACGACAAATTAGAGAATGAAGTGGCCAATAAGGAGTCCCTCTACAGACAG acTGAGGAGAGAAACCGGCAGCTCCAGGAGAAGCTGGAACTGGCtgagcagaagctgcagcagaccaTCCGCAAGGCAGAGACGCTGCCTGAGGTGGAGGCCGAGCTCGCACAGAGGGTCGCTGCCCTCACAAAG GCAGAAGAACGACACGGCAACGTGGAGGAAAGATTGAGGCAGCTGGAAGCccagctggaggagaagaacCAGGAACTGCTCAGG GCACGACAACGAGAGAAAATGAACGAGGAGCACAACAAGCGCCTGTCTGAGACTGTGGATAAACTGCTGTCCGAGTCCAACGAGAGGCTCCAGCTTCACCTCAAGGAGAGGATGTCTGCTCTGGAGGATAAG AATGGCCTGATAAGAGAACTGGAGCACACGAAAAAGTTGATTGAGGAGTCTCACCATGAGAAG GAGCAGCTCCTGATCCAAATTGAGACGATGAGGGCAGAAAACGAGCAGGGCAGGAGCAGGAGCAACTCCTTACTACACGG GCGGTCTCAGCTGGGTAGCACCCCAGACTTCAGGTATCCAGTGTCGGCCTCCTCAGTGATGGACGGTAACTCTGACCATTACGACGGTTCTCTCGTACTGAGGCGACCTCAGAAAGGACGAGTGGCAGCGCTTCGGGATGAACCATCCAAG CGACAT GTCCAGACTTTGAATGAGCAGGAGTGGGAGCGCATGCAGCAGGCTAATGTGCTGGCTAACGTAGCCCAGGCCTTCGAGAGCGACATGGatgcctcagacttggaggagGATCGAGAGACGATTTTTAGCTCTGTGGACCTGCTGTCTCCTGCAGGCCAGGCTGACGCACAGACCCTCGCCTTAATGCTGCAGGAGCAGCTGGATGCCATCAACAATGAAATCAG AATGAtccaggaggagaaggagagcacAGCTATCCGGGCAGAGGAGATTGAGTGCCGCGTTGGCAGCGGTGACAGTCTGGGAGGACGTTTCCGCTCCATGAGCTCCATCCCTCCGTCGCTGTGTGCAGGCTCCTCTCTGGGTGGCTCTCCGCCTGACTCGGGTCACTCCACCCCCAGACGCATCCCCCGCAGCCCCAACAGAGAACTGGACCGCATGGGTGTCATGACCTTG TCTGCTCAGGATGACAAGGCCACTATCCGATGTGAGACGTCACCGCCCACGACTCCACGCTCTATGCGCCTGAACAGAGAGGCCGGGCACGCCGCTAGTCATGAAGACATCAGAGACATTCGAGG CCTGACAGGCCTGCTGGACGGCCAAGGCAGTAaccccagcagcagcaacagcagccaaGACTCTCTGAACAAAGCGGCCAAGAAGAAGAGCATCAAGTCTTCCATCGGACGCCTCTTTGGGAAGAAGGAGAAGGGCCGACCCAGCATTCCCGGCAAGGACTCACCCAGCCAAG cggGCACTCCTGAGGCAGAGGGCTCTCCGAAGGACGGGTTAGGCATGGGCACCCTCGGGGGTCCTGCAGAGAagaacaggaagctgcagaaGAA GCATGAATTACTGGAAGAGGCTCGCCGGCAGGGCCTGCCGTTCGCCCAGTGGGACGGACCAACCGTTGTGGTTTGGCTGGAG CTGTGGGTGGGCATGCCAGCCTGGTACGTGGCTGCATGTCGTGCGAACGTGAAGAGCGGAGCCATCATGTCGGCGCTCTCGGACACGGAGATCCAGCGGGAGATCGGAATCAGCAACCCGTTACATCGCCTGAAACTCCGCCTGGCCATCCAGGAGATCGTGTCTCTGACCAGCCCCTCTGCCCCACCCACCTCCAGAACG ACTCTGGCGTACGGCGACATGAACCACGAGTGGATCGGTAACGAGTGGCTGCCCGGCCTGGGCCTGCCGCAGTACCGCTCCTACTTCATGGAGTCCCTGGTGGACGCCCGCATGCTGGACCACCTCACCAAGAAGGACCTCAGGGGACAGCTCAAAATGGTGGACAGCTTCCACAG GAACAGTTTCCAGTGTGGCGTGATGTGTCTGAGGAGGCTCAACTACGACAAGAATgagctggagaggaggagggaggagtccCAGCTCGATAACAAAG ATGTGCTGATTTGGAGCAACGAGCGCCTCATCAGCTGGGTTCAGTCCATCGGCCTCAAAGAGTACAGCGCCAACCTTTATGAGAGCGGAGTTCACGGAGCGCTGCTCGCCCTCGACGACACCTTCGATCACAACTCCctggccctgctgctgcagatccCCACCCagaacacacag GCCCGAGCCGCTCTGGAGCGTGAATACAGCAGCCTGCTGGCCCTCAGCGCAGACCGGAGGGTGGACGAG GACGATGATAAGAACTTCCGCCGCGCTCCTTCGTGGAGGAAGAAGTTCAGACCCAAAGACATGCGGGGGGTGTCGCTGGGTGTGTCCGACACGCTGCCCGCTAACTTCAGAGTGACCAGCAGCAGCGCGGTGTCGCCCTCCACGCAGCCAAAGAGGAGCCCAATGGACG
- the ppfia1 gene encoding liprin-alpha-1 isoform X2, with protein MMCEVMPTISEAEGPSGGGGSGRRGSGSPLQSDSEGHFESLMVSMLEERDRLLETLRETQENLGLTQGKLHEVSHERDSLQRQLNTALPQEFAALTKEVNVCREQLLEKEEEIAELKAERNNTRLLLEHLECLVSRHERSLRMTVVKRQAQSPAGVSSEVEVLKALKSLFEHHKALDEKVRERLRVALERCSALEEQLTISHKELAYLREQSSQKRGLADGTSEVNHNSESTPSTNGKRSSDGSLSQEEECGSRFGKVGELQEVVDRQTADLGQMKERMAAMASRVNELEEDLDTARKDLIKSEDMNTRLQRDLRESMAQKEDMEERITTLEKRYLAAQREATSVHDLNDKLENEVANKESLYRQTEERNRQLQEKLELAEQKLQQTIRKAETLPEVEAELAQRVAALTKAEERHGNVEERLRQLEAQLEEKNQELLRARQREKMNEEHNKRLSETVDKLLSESNERLQLHLKERMSALEDKNGLIRELEHTKKLIEESHHEKEQLLIQIETMRAENEQGRSRSNSLLHGRSQLGSTPDFRYPVSASSVMDGNSDHYDGSLVLRRPQKGRVAALRDEPSKVQTLNEQEWERMQQANVLANVAQAFESDMDASDLEEDRETIFSSVDLLSPAGQADAQTLALMLQEQLDAINNEIRMIQEEKESTAIRAEEIECRVGSGDSLGGRFRSMSSIPPSLCAGSSLGGSPPDSGHSTPRRIPRSPNRELDRMGVMTLSAQDDKATIRCETSPPTTPRSMRLNREAGHAASHEDIRDIRGLTGLLDGQGSNPSSSNSSQDSLNKAAKKKSIKSSIGRLFGKKEKGRPSIPGKDSPSQAGTPEAEGSPKDGLGMGTLGGPAEKNRKLQKNPKTGHELLEEARRQGLPFAQWDGPTVVVWLELWVGMPAWYVAACRANVKSGAIMSALSDTEIQREIGISNPLHRLKLRLAIQEIVSLTSPSAPPTSRTTTGNVWVTHEEMESLAATPPTEDDEGSWAQTLAYGDMNHEWIGNEWLPGLGLPQYRSYFMESLVDARMLDHLTKKDLRGQLKMVDSFHRNSFQCGVMCLRRLNYDKNELERRREESQLDNKDVLIWSNERLISWVQSIGLKEYSANLYESGVHGALLALDDTFDHNSLALLLQIPTQNTQARAALEREYSSLLALSADRRVDEDDDKNFRRAPSWRKKFRPKDMRGVSLGVSDTLPANFRVTSSSAVSPSTQPKRSPMDGNRWSEDEGEFPAFKTRMMN; from the exons GAGTTTGCTGCACTAACAAAGGAGGTGAATGTGTGCCGGGAGCAGCTTctggagaaagaagaggagattGCAGAATTGAAGGCTGAGAGAAACAACACACGG CTCCTGTTGGAGCACTTGGAGTGCCTGGTGTCTCGCCACGAGCGTAGTCTGAGGATGACGGTGGTGAAGAGGCAGGCTCAGTCTCCAGCAGGCGTCTCAAGCGAAGTGGAAGTTCTCAAAGCCCTCAAGTCACTTTTTGAACACCACAAAGCCCTTGATGAGAAG GTCAGGGAGCGACTACGTGTTGCTTTGGAAAGATGCAGTGCATTAGAGGAGCAGCTCACCATCTCACACAAAGAA CTGGCTTACCTCAGGGAGCAGAGCAGTCAGAAGAGAGGGCTGGCAGATGGAACCAGCGAGGTCAACCACAACTCTGAAAGCACACCAAGCACCAATGGCAAG CGTTCCTCAGACGGGTCACTgagtcaggaggaggagtgtggctCTAGGTTCGGAAAGGTGGGTGAGCTCCAGGAGGTCGTGGACCGTCAGACGGCTGATTTGGGCCAGATGAAGGAGCGCATGGCTGCCATGGCGTCGCGTGTCAACGAGCTGGAGGAGGACCTGGACACAGCCCGAAAAGACCTCATCAAGTCCGAAGACATGAATACACGGCTACAGAGAGACCTCAGAGAG TCGATGGCTCAAAAAGAAGACATGGAGGAGAGGATCACCACCCTGGAGAAACGCTACCTGGCAGCTCAGCGGGAGGCAACCTCCGTCCATGACCTTAACGACAAATTAGAGAATGAAGTGGCCAATAAGGAGTCCCTCTACAGACAG acTGAGGAGAGAAACCGGCAGCTCCAGGAGAAGCTGGAACTGGCtgagcagaagctgcagcagaccaTCCGCAAGGCAGAGACGCTGCCTGAGGTGGAGGCCGAGCTCGCACAGAGGGTCGCTGCCCTCACAAAG GCAGAAGAACGACACGGCAACGTGGAGGAAAGATTGAGGCAGCTGGAAGCccagctggaggagaagaacCAGGAACTGCTCAGG GCACGACAACGAGAGAAAATGAACGAGGAGCACAACAAGCGCCTGTCTGAGACTGTGGATAAACTGCTGTCCGAGTCCAACGAGAGGCTCCAGCTTCACCTCAAGGAGAGGATGTCTGCTCTGGAGGATAAG AATGGCCTGATAAGAGAACTGGAGCACACGAAAAAGTTGATTGAGGAGTCTCACCATGAGAAG GAGCAGCTCCTGATCCAAATTGAGACGATGAGGGCAGAAAACGAGCAGGGCAGGAGCAGGAGCAACTCCTTACTACACGG GCGGTCTCAGCTGGGTAGCACCCCAGACTTCAGGTATCCAGTGTCGGCCTCCTCAGTGATGGACGGTAACTCTGACCATTACGACGGTTCTCTCGTACTGAGGCGACCTCAGAAAGGACGAGTGGCAGCGCTTCGGGATGAACCATCCAAG GTCCAGACTTTGAATGAGCAGGAGTGGGAGCGCATGCAGCAGGCTAATGTGCTGGCTAACGTAGCCCAGGCCTTCGAGAGCGACATGGatgcctcagacttggaggagGATCGAGAGACGATTTTTAGCTCTGTGGACCTGCTGTCTCCTGCAGGCCAGGCTGACGCACAGACCCTCGCCTTAATGCTGCAGGAGCAGCTGGATGCCATCAACAATGAAATCAG AATGAtccaggaggagaaggagagcacAGCTATCCGGGCAGAGGAGATTGAGTGCCGCGTTGGCAGCGGTGACAGTCTGGGAGGACGTTTCCGCTCCATGAGCTCCATCCCTCCGTCGCTGTGTGCAGGCTCCTCTCTGGGTGGCTCTCCGCCTGACTCGGGTCACTCCACCCCCAGACGCATCCCCCGCAGCCCCAACAGAGAACTGGACCGCATGGGTGTCATGACCTTG TCTGCTCAGGATGACAAGGCCACTATCCGATGTGAGACGTCACCGCCCACGACTCCACGCTCTATGCGCCTGAACAGAGAGGCCGGGCACGCCGCTAGTCATGAAGACATCAGAGACATTCGAGG CCTGACAGGCCTGCTGGACGGCCAAGGCAGTAaccccagcagcagcaacagcagccaaGACTCTCTGAACAAAGCGGCCAAGAAGAAGAGCATCAAGTCTTCCATCGGACGCCTCTTTGGGAAGAAGGAGAAGGGCCGACCCAGCATTCCCGGCAAGGACTCACCCAGCCAAG cggGCACTCCTGAGGCAGAGGGCTCTCCGAAGGACGGGTTAGGCATGGGCACCCTCGGGGGTCCTGCAGAGAagaacaggaagctgcagaaGAA TCCAAAGACCGG GCATGAATTACTGGAAGAGGCTCGCCGGCAGGGCCTGCCGTTCGCCCAGTGGGACGGACCAACCGTTGTGGTTTGGCTGGAG CTGTGGGTGGGCATGCCAGCCTGGTACGTGGCTGCATGTCGTGCGAACGTGAAGAGCGGAGCCATCATGTCGGCGCTCTCGGACACGGAGATCCAGCGGGAGATCGGAATCAGCAACCCGTTACATCGCCTGAAACTCCGCCTGGCCATCCAGGAGATCGTGTCTCTGACCAGCCCCTCTGCCCCACCCACCTCCAGAACG ACCACAGGAAACGTTTGGGTCACACATGAAGAGATGGAGAGTTTGGCAGCCACGCCTCCTACG GAGGATGACGAGGGCAGCTGGGCCCAG ACTCTGGCGTACGGCGACATGAACCACGAGTGGATCGGTAACGAGTGGCTGCCCGGCCTGGGCCTGCCGCAGTACCGCTCCTACTTCATGGAGTCCCTGGTGGACGCCCGCATGCTGGACCACCTCACCAAGAAGGACCTCAGGGGACAGCTCAAAATGGTGGACAGCTTCCACAG GAACAGTTTCCAGTGTGGCGTGATGTGTCTGAGGAGGCTCAACTACGACAAGAATgagctggagaggaggagggaggagtccCAGCTCGATAACAAAG ATGTGCTGATTTGGAGCAACGAGCGCCTCATCAGCTGGGTTCAGTCCATCGGCCTCAAAGAGTACAGCGCCAACCTTTATGAGAGCGGAGTTCACGGAGCGCTGCTCGCCCTCGACGACACCTTCGATCACAACTCCctggccctgctgctgcagatccCCACCCagaacacacag GCCCGAGCCGCTCTGGAGCGTGAATACAGCAGCCTGCTGGCCCTCAGCGCAGACCGGAGGGTGGACGAG GACGATGATAAGAACTTCCGCCGCGCTCCTTCGTGGAGGAAGAAGTTCAGACCCAAAGACATGCGGGGGGTGTCGCTGGGTGTGTCCGACACGCTGCCCGCTAACTTCAGAGTGACCAGCAGCAGCGCGGTGTCGCCCTCCACGCAGCCAAAGAGGAGCCCAATGGACG
- the ppfia1 gene encoding liprin-alpha-1 isoform X7, with the protein MMCEVMPTISEAEGPSGGGGSGRRGSGSPLQSDSEGHFESLMVSMLEERDRLLETLRETQENLGLTQGKLHEVSHERDSLQRQLNTALPQEFAALTKEVNVCREQLLEKEEEIAELKAERNNTRLLLEHLECLVSRHERSLRMTVVKRQAQSPAGVSSEVEVLKALKSLFEHHKALDEKVRERLRVALERCSALEEQLTISHKELAYLREQSSQKRGLADGTSEVNHNSESTPSTNGKRSSDGSLSQEEECGSRFGKVGELQEVVDRQTADLGQMKERMAAMASRVNELEEDLDTARKDLIKSEDMNTRLQRDLRESMAQKEDMEERITTLEKRYLAAQREATSVHDLNDKLENEVANKESLYRQTEERNRQLQEKLELAEQKLQQTIRKAETLPEVEAELAQRVAALTKAEERHGNVEERLRQLEAQLEEKNQELLRARQREKMNEEHNKRLSETVDKLLSESNERLQLHLKERMSALEDKNGLIRELEHTKKLIEESHHEKEQLLIQIETMRAENEQGRSRSNSLLHGRSQLGSTPDFRYPVSASSVMDGNSDHYDGSLVLRRPQKGRVAALRDEPSKRHVQTLNEQEWERMQQANVLANVAQAFESDMDASDLEEDRETIFSSVDLLSPAGQADAQTLALMLQEQLDAINNEIRMIQEEKESTAIRAEEIECRVGSGDSLGGRFRSMSSIPPSLCAGSSLGGSPPDSGHSTPRRIPRSPNRELDRMGVMTLSAQDDKATIRCETSPPTTPRSMRLNREAGHAASHEDIRDIRGLTGLLDGQGSNPSSSNSSQDSLNKAAKKKSIKSSIGRLFGKKEKGRPSIPGKDSPSQAGTPEAEGSPKDGLGMGTLGGPAEKNRKLQKNPKTGHELLEEARRQGLPFAQWDGPTVVVWLELWVGMPAWYVAACRANVKSGAIMSALSDTEIQREIGISNPLHRLKLRLAIQEIVSLTSPSAPPTSRTTLAYGDMNHEWIGNEWLPGLGLPQYRSYFMESLVDARMLDHLTKKDLRGQLKMVDSFHRNSFQCGVMCLRRLNYDKNELERRREESQLDNKDVLIWSNERLISWVQSIGLKEYSANLYESGVHGALLALDDTFDHNSLALLLQIPTQNTQARAALEREYSSLLALSADRRVDEDDDKNFRRAPSWRKKFRPKDMRGVSLGVSDTLPANFRVTSSSAVSPSTQPKRSPMDGNRWSEDEGEFPAFKTRMMN; encoded by the exons GAGTTTGCTGCACTAACAAAGGAGGTGAATGTGTGCCGGGAGCAGCTTctggagaaagaagaggagattGCAGAATTGAAGGCTGAGAGAAACAACACACGG CTCCTGTTGGAGCACTTGGAGTGCCTGGTGTCTCGCCACGAGCGTAGTCTGAGGATGACGGTGGTGAAGAGGCAGGCTCAGTCTCCAGCAGGCGTCTCAAGCGAAGTGGAAGTTCTCAAAGCCCTCAAGTCACTTTTTGAACACCACAAAGCCCTTGATGAGAAG GTCAGGGAGCGACTACGTGTTGCTTTGGAAAGATGCAGTGCATTAGAGGAGCAGCTCACCATCTCACACAAAGAA CTGGCTTACCTCAGGGAGCAGAGCAGTCAGAAGAGAGGGCTGGCAGATGGAACCAGCGAGGTCAACCACAACTCTGAAAGCACACCAAGCACCAATGGCAAG CGTTCCTCAGACGGGTCACTgagtcaggaggaggagtgtggctCTAGGTTCGGAAAGGTGGGTGAGCTCCAGGAGGTCGTGGACCGTCAGACGGCTGATTTGGGCCAGATGAAGGAGCGCATGGCTGCCATGGCGTCGCGTGTCAACGAGCTGGAGGAGGACCTGGACACAGCCCGAAAAGACCTCATCAAGTCCGAAGACATGAATACACGGCTACAGAGAGACCTCAGAGAG TCGATGGCTCAAAAAGAAGACATGGAGGAGAGGATCACCACCCTGGAGAAACGCTACCTGGCAGCTCAGCGGGAGGCAACCTCCGTCCATGACCTTAACGACAAATTAGAGAATGAAGTGGCCAATAAGGAGTCCCTCTACAGACAG acTGAGGAGAGAAACCGGCAGCTCCAGGAGAAGCTGGAACTGGCtgagcagaagctgcagcagaccaTCCGCAAGGCAGAGACGCTGCCTGAGGTGGAGGCCGAGCTCGCACAGAGGGTCGCTGCCCTCACAAAG GCAGAAGAACGACACGGCAACGTGGAGGAAAGATTGAGGCAGCTGGAAGCccagctggaggagaagaacCAGGAACTGCTCAGG GCACGACAACGAGAGAAAATGAACGAGGAGCACAACAAGCGCCTGTCTGAGACTGTGGATAAACTGCTGTCCGAGTCCAACGAGAGGCTCCAGCTTCACCTCAAGGAGAGGATGTCTGCTCTGGAGGATAAG AATGGCCTGATAAGAGAACTGGAGCACACGAAAAAGTTGATTGAGGAGTCTCACCATGAGAAG GAGCAGCTCCTGATCCAAATTGAGACGATGAGGGCAGAAAACGAGCAGGGCAGGAGCAGGAGCAACTCCTTACTACACGG GCGGTCTCAGCTGGGTAGCACCCCAGACTTCAGGTATCCAGTGTCGGCCTCCTCAGTGATGGACGGTAACTCTGACCATTACGACGGTTCTCTCGTACTGAGGCGACCTCAGAAAGGACGAGTGGCAGCGCTTCGGGATGAACCATCCAAG CGACAT GTCCAGACTTTGAATGAGCAGGAGTGGGAGCGCATGCAGCAGGCTAATGTGCTGGCTAACGTAGCCCAGGCCTTCGAGAGCGACATGGatgcctcagacttggaggagGATCGAGAGACGATTTTTAGCTCTGTGGACCTGCTGTCTCCTGCAGGCCAGGCTGACGCACAGACCCTCGCCTTAATGCTGCAGGAGCAGCTGGATGCCATCAACAATGAAATCAG AATGAtccaggaggagaaggagagcacAGCTATCCGGGCAGAGGAGATTGAGTGCCGCGTTGGCAGCGGTGACAGTCTGGGAGGACGTTTCCGCTCCATGAGCTCCATCCCTCCGTCGCTGTGTGCAGGCTCCTCTCTGGGTGGCTCTCCGCCTGACTCGGGTCACTCCACCCCCAGACGCATCCCCCGCAGCCCCAACAGAGAACTGGACCGCATGGGTGTCATGACCTTG TCTGCTCAGGATGACAAGGCCACTATCCGATGTGAGACGTCACCGCCCACGACTCCACGCTCTATGCGCCTGAACAGAGAGGCCGGGCACGCCGCTAGTCATGAAGACATCAGAGACATTCGAGG CCTGACAGGCCTGCTGGACGGCCAAGGCAGTAaccccagcagcagcaacagcagccaaGACTCTCTGAACAAAGCGGCCAAGAAGAAGAGCATCAAGTCTTCCATCGGACGCCTCTTTGGGAAGAAGGAGAAGGGCCGACCCAGCATTCCCGGCAAGGACTCACCCAGCCAAG cggGCACTCCTGAGGCAGAGGGCTCTCCGAAGGACGGGTTAGGCATGGGCACCCTCGGGGGTCCTGCAGAGAagaacaggaagctgcagaaGAA TCCAAAGACCGG GCATGAATTACTGGAAGAGGCTCGCCGGCAGGGCCTGCCGTTCGCCCAGTGGGACGGACCAACCGTTGTGGTTTGGCTGGAG CTGTGGGTGGGCATGCCAGCCTGGTACGTGGCTGCATGTCGTGCGAACGTGAAGAGCGGAGCCATCATGTCGGCGCTCTCGGACACGGAGATCCAGCGGGAGATCGGAATCAGCAACCCGTTACATCGCCTGAAACTCCGCCTGGCCATCCAGGAGATCGTGTCTCTGACCAGCCCCTCTGCCCCACCCACCTCCAGAACG ACTCTGGCGTACGGCGACATGAACCACGAGTGGATCGGTAACGAGTGGCTGCCCGGCCTGGGCCTGCCGCAGTACCGCTCCTACTTCATGGAGTCCCTGGTGGACGCCCGCATGCTGGACCACCTCACCAAGAAGGACCTCAGGGGACAGCTCAAAATGGTGGACAGCTTCCACAG GAACAGTTTCCAGTGTGGCGTGATGTGTCTGAGGAGGCTCAACTACGACAAGAATgagctggagaggaggagggaggagtccCAGCTCGATAACAAAG ATGTGCTGATTTGGAGCAACGAGCGCCTCATCAGCTGGGTTCAGTCCATCGGCCTCAAAGAGTACAGCGCCAACCTTTATGAGAGCGGAGTTCACGGAGCGCTGCTCGCCCTCGACGACACCTTCGATCACAACTCCctggccctgctgctgcagatccCCACCCagaacacacag GCCCGAGCCGCTCTGGAGCGTGAATACAGCAGCCTGCTGGCCCTCAGCGCAGACCGGAGGGTGGACGAG GACGATGATAAGAACTTCCGCCGCGCTCCTTCGTGGAGGAAGAAGTTCAGACCCAAAGACATGCGGGGGGTGTCGCTGGGTGTGTCCGACACGCTGCCCGCTAACTTCAGAGTGACCAGCAGCAGCGCGGTGTCGCCCTCCACGCAGCCAAAGAGGAGCCCAATGGACG